The following are encoded together in the Bradyrhizobium sp. CCGUVB1N3 genome:
- a CDS encoding GNAT family N-acetyltransferase, with protein MSKGSDIAAEDPSRYSVSELVYRIRAVDGDDEEVAEILRDLHQWTFFGTAAVPQFGSGSWWLAHDGAKAVAFAGVVPSTHARNSGYLCRVGVLQKHQGRGLQRRLMRAVEVQARRIGWESIVSDTTDNRISANNFIRTGYRLYEPEVPWGWRNTLYWRKWLNRV; from the coding sequence ATGAGCAAGGGCAGCGACATCGCGGCCGAAGATCCGTCTCGTTATTCGGTTAGCGAACTCGTGTACCGTATTCGGGCTGTCGACGGCGACGACGAGGAGGTCGCCGAGATCCTCCGCGATCTTCATCAATGGACCTTCTTCGGCACCGCAGCCGTTCCACAGTTCGGATCGGGATCCTGGTGGCTTGCCCATGACGGAGCCAAGGCCGTCGCATTTGCCGGCGTCGTGCCGTCGACGCATGCCCGCAACAGCGGATATCTTTGCCGTGTTGGCGTCTTGCAGAAGCATCAAGGGCGCGGCCTGCAACGCAGGCTGATGCGGGCGGTCGAGGTGCAGGCACGGCGGATTGGTTGGGAGAGCATCGTTTCGGACACGACCGACAACAGGATATCGGCGAACAACTTCATCAGGACGGGCTACCGGCTCTATGAGCCGGAGGTGCCATGGGGGTGGAGGAACACGCTCTACTGGCGAAAATGGTTGAACCGGGTTTAG